Genomic window (Spirosoma sp. KCTC 42546):
CATTAACTCCCGATACTTAATGGGAATGACCCCATCGGTTCGTTCGGCGGTATGTTTAAGGTTCATGAAGGCAGCTGCCTCTTTGGGAGCCGCATTCAGTAAGGTGTTCGTATACGCACGATCTTTAGGTGTTTGATATTCGGTCATGAGGGTTGATAAAAACGGTTGAACAATAAGTAGCAAAAGAGATAAGAGCCCAAATCCAGCTAGGTGGAGCAGATAAATTTTGCAGTATTTAAGTTGTCGAATGACTGTTCGCCAAACTGAGTATGAAGAATATTATTCTGTCAAATGGCTACTGTATCTGCCGAATAACGAACCGTGTGACAGTCAGCTAATGATTTTGTACTAGTTGAGACACGCAGATCGAATCAACGAACGGTATCCCTATGACTTATTTCTGCTTGGATGCTCTTCAGGTTTTTTGAATATCTGGAGCCCATCAGAGTAGCAAAAATCAGTAAACCAATAGTCAGGAAAAATCCACCTTTATGTGTCGCCGACCAAACAGCAATACCAACTATAAGACCGATAAACACAGCAAATGGAATTTTTTGTGATTGCATTTTCTTCTCTTCTGACACTAATTCGTCATGTGTCATTTTAGAGTAGTCTTTACTTGAAAACATACTAATGATTACGGTAAGAAAAATCTAAAACTTTGGGTACGTTTCTCGCACCCAAATTTGGCCTGTCGCCCGACAATCTACCTATCAAAGGTGAACTACCTGCTGAAAATCCGGCCGCTTTCGTAATCGCTGCCAGCGAGTATCTGTCTGATACGCCTTCGCTGATACCGCTTCTGATTTTTGCGGGGATTTCAACGCCTTTAGCAGACTTACAACGGCCAATGAATCTTTGCCCTGTATGCTGTATAATTCAGCCAGTGAGTCCCAATAGTCGCCAACATGGCCCGCCTGAGAAACGGCTTTGTGCAGGGCTTCTTCTGCTTTCTTATACTTCTTCTGACTCATGTAAGCATACGCCAGGGCGTTGTTCAGGGGTGCATTCAGCGTCTGTTCCATATGGGTTCGCTCTACGAGGCCGGAAAAAGATTTTAAATCATTTTCCCGGGCATAGAACCCAAGTAAATACTGATTGGCTGTCTGAGCCAGATTGTCAGTCTGGTCGGATAGGCCCGGCTCGCTGACTTTACGCATATTCTCGACGAATAACCGTTTGTAGGTTCGGGTGGTCGCGGAATCGGCTTTGGCGTTGTAAATCCGGGTCATATAGATTTCGGCCTGGATGTAATATGTTAATTTATCATTCGGAAACTTCTTTGCCGCACTATCCGACCAGGCCATTGCTTCCTCATAATCCAGGCTATTTAAGGCAACGGCAGCCGAGGTCATGTAGAAATAATAATCGTCCATCAACCCTCGGCGTTTTTTCAGATAACTGTATACCTTATTCACCATGTCGGTATCTTTCTTTACCATATAATAGTAAATCAAGGCTTTTGGCGATCGCACCTTCATAATTTCCATAGCGGCTTTATGAATTAGGTATTGGGCTGGTTCATTTCGTTTGATGGACAATTGCTGTGTAATCTCGTTTGTAACTTGGATCGCTACAGTTTGGGTAGAGTCGCTGAGCGTGACGTAGCCACCGATGCTTTTATCTTTCTTGCCTAAGAGGGCCAGAATAGATTTGGTGACAGCTCTGAGATTAAACCCCTCAACGGTAAGCTCATTTAACAATTCGGTGTTGTCCTCATTGCTGCCACTCATCGAGTTACCACTGGCATACACACCATTCATAATGTTGTCAATCTCATCCAGAATGGCTTGTTTAACAACCTCTCCGCTGTACCCCTGCTCTATCCAGGCGGGAGGCACTTTAAAATCCTGTACGTAGAAAATATTTCTCCTGTACTCTCTTTTGAGGTAAACGCTAAACGCGATAAAGAGGGTAATCCACAACAATTTTACACCAACACCAAACCACTTTTCGAATAATTCGAACCAGGCTAACTGCTGAAGGCGCTTTAAAAAGGCCCCAACTCGCCCTGAGGGTAATTTAATAGTCGTATTTCTCTCCACGGCTTAAATCGGAAAATAATCTTGTGATGAGAAGAATGCTTATAGGCTCAAGTAAACATGAGAGAGCAAGTTGTCGAAAATGACTAACAAAACCTTATTATCTCAAGTGATCTATCTGTAACTTTTATCCAAACCGGCTTTAATGAAGGACACTCAATGAACTGATTTTGGTAGAATTTCAAAGGAGTTCTTATTACCAAGCACCTTTTGAATGTAAGGCCCAAAGCTGCCTAAACAGGAGGTTCAAACTGTCGCCTAAACGCTGACATGCAAGCACTGGCTATTAGTTGCGCCTAACACCAACGGGTGTTGATGGCGACCGTAGGAAGCCTTTACACACATAGAAGGTTGGGCTGTCGAATCTTGACTTCGGGACGAGCGTCCTGTCACCGGAGAGCTGATTTACGCAGATTCAGGGCCGTATTGATGTTTGTACTTAGGACGGCAAAAAGTGATGCCCTCCACAAAATCGAAATCTTTTTTGTTAAAGGTGAACAATTCAACCGGATAGGTTAACGCGGTTGCTGCGATAATCATGTCGGCTATGCCCGGTCGTTTCGCATAATGCTCCCAAGTCAGATTGAGTAGTCGACGCGAGATTTCAGCGTCCAAACCAATCATGTTAAACTTGTTGATAGTTTCGACCGTTTTACGTTTTTCGCTACGTTTCATACCCACATACATTTCCGCTTCTGAAATTACACTCAGAAACTGACGGTCAAAACCAAGCTCATCCAATTCCTGAACCATCAAGGGAACTCCTCGGAAATAGTCAAATAATACGTTAGAATCGCACAGGATTATCTTCTTTTTGGCTATGCTTTCGCCCGGATTGATGCCATAGTACGTTCATCACTATCCCAAATACCACCAAAAGCGGCAGGAGTCTCGCCAGATTTAGCGTTACTCTTGCGCAGAAGTGGAATCATAACTTCGGGTTCTGGCTCAGTTTGAATGCCGTTTTCAATCAACAGCTTTAGAGCTTTGGCGTAGTCCTTATCGTTGACAGTCAGTGTTTTCATTCTATTGTAACGTATAACACAATATTACAACAACCTTGGCATTAATTTAGCCCTCTATTGTAGCTTTTACCCAAGCTTAAATGCTGGGGCGGTTGGCCTGTCGACCGCAACCCGCCTACGCTTGCCAAAGTTGACTAACTCAGGCTTTAGGCTTGTCAACCGCAACCCGGCCAACGAGCCTAAAGCTCACATGTTGAGCCGTGAACCCTGTCGCCGATAACCCGCCTTTGACTCCCATCATGTTTGGTTCACCCAACATACTATTATACGCATATACGCAACATAGCGAAACTATAACTGGCAGGTTATCAGCCATTTTTAGTTCTGCATTATCGTTCACGCAATGAGTGATTTTCTCTAAGTGGCAAGAGCCAACAAGGTCTCTAGTTGGCCTGTTGGCTGTTAGCTCCAGAAGGTATTTTGTAGGAAATTGCTCACCTCAACTATTGTAAATATAAAATACGGCTTAAGATTTACGGTATTTGAGCGGGTCAAAAAATTCATCTACTTCCCCAGCCATTCTTTGAACTCGGTCATACGGTCGCCACTAACGAAGACTTCCTGGCGTGATTTGGGTTGCAAATCCAGCTTAAGTTTACCAGCAGAGAAGGTGTGAATGGTTTGGATGGCGGGCAGCGATATCAAAAACTGGCGGCTGATTCGGAAAAATTGACGGGGATTTAATAGCTGGGTTAGCTTATCTAAACTGTAATCAACAGGTAAGGTCAACCCGTCTTTGGTTACCAAGAAAACGACCTTTTCTTCCAGATAAAAGTAAGCGACATCAGTGGTTTCGATGCTACGAATTTTTGTGCCAACTGTAATCATAAATCGGTCTTTATAATCCGTCTGCTTCGATTTGCCAATCAGGTTAAGCAGGGTTTCAATGTCGTGCGATGAGGATGTATTCTGCCCGAACTGCTTCTTAAGCGCTTTGAATTTTTCGATAGCCGCCACTAGCTCATCATAATTGATGGGTTTCAGCAGATAGTCGATACTATTGACCTTAAACGCCTGAATCATGTACTCGTCATAGGCTGTAGTAAAGATTACTGGCGTAGTAACCTGCGTTTGCTCGAAAATGCGGAAGCCCAGATCATCTTCCAGGTGAATGTCCATAAAGATCAGATCAACAGGCTGGTCTGATTCACTAAACCACGTCACCGCTTCGGCTACTGATGGAATCCGGGCCAGTACTGTAATGGTCGGATCATATTTATGAAGTAAACTTTCGAGCCGTTTGGCCGTCAGGTTTTCGTCTTCGATAATGACTACGTTCATATTCTTAGTAAACTAAGTAAAGTGGGTGGAGTAAGTTAATTCGTGAAGTAAACCGGGTTATATAGCTGATCTTACTACACTTAGTTCACTCAGTCTACTCACGACACTAATAATGGAATCTTCACGACAAAAAGGCCATCGCTTTCGCCAACCCATACAGGCTGATCGGTAAGGAGCGCATACCGTGTAATGATATTTTCCAATCCCACGCCAGTCGAGTTCTCTGACTTAGGGCGAGTTTGCAGATTGTTCTCAACAACCAGACAGTCGGCATCGAGTTTAATATGAACCTTCAGGGGTTCTTTTGCCGACATTCGGTTGTGTTTCACCGCATTTTCCACCAAAAGTTGTAAGGTTAGTGGTGCAATACTGTACCGGGTCTGGTCGGCCTCAGGCACATTAATTAGTACGTCGAACTTATTTTCGAAGCGAATATTCAATAAAAAGCGATACGCCTGAATAAACTCAAGTTCGGTTTTAAGCAAGACTCGCTCATTATCTTTCTGCTCCAGAATATAGCGGTACGCCCGCGATAACTGGTCGATGAATTTTTCGGATAAGTCAGCATCAGCATGAACCAGTGACGACAATATACTCAGGCTATTAAACAGAAAATGCGGGTTTACCTGGCTTTTGAGGGCCGCAAACTGGGCCTGCACGTTCTCTTTTTCCAATCGTTCAGCGCGTACCTGTACATCCTCCAGCCGTCGGTTGGCCCGTCGGTTGGCAGCCAGATAAAAGGCCGATATCATGGACATCACTGTCAGACCGTTATTGACCCGTCTACGCTGTTCACGACTTTTACGCCGATCTTCGGCTGAGCGGGGTGGGCCCTGAGGACGTAATTGCCGGGTTTCCTGTTCCTGATAAAATCCTAATCGTTGGGCCAGCACATCGTCTAAACCATGCCATAGCATGGTAAACCCCATGTTAAATACGAGCGCTAGTGCACTGGCAATCAATAAGGTAGCAATTTGAGCAGGAATCTTGAATTCAATAAAAAAACCATCTCCGAACCGGCTAACGAACCGCTGTTGCAGCCATTCCGTTACGATAATCCAGACGTATAAAAACAGGATTATCAGGATAATTTCGAAGACCCAGAACGGGACGTTACGCCCTGAAAACAGCCATTCAAAGGTCGCACCGTTGACGTACAATCGGATGGGCCAGTAAATAACGAACACGCTCAGGGCGAGTTGCCATTTTTGCGAAGTCGTTAGGTTATAGGACATAGCACGGTACATTAGGTTTACAAACAAAACTACTGATTCCCACTTAGCGACAAAAAAGAAACCGGCGGAATGCCGGTTTAGAGAGCGCGAGTGACGCAATTCGATTTATGAATAGAAGGCTACAATTTTTTAATACGTAGCTCGCCCACCCGATAAATCGAAGATAAAGCCAGTGGTAAAACTAGCCTCTTCCGATACAATCCAGGCAGCCATGGCGGCTACTTCCTCCACGGTACCCAACCGTTTCATGGGTATCTTGGCCGTCATATAGGCTAACTGTTCGGGTGCAGTATTCTCGTTCATAGCCGTTTTGATCACAGCGGGCGCCAAACCGTTCACGGTGATTCCTGTTTCGGCATACTCTTTTCCAATGCCTTTCACAAGTCCAATGACGCCCGCTTTCATTGATGAGTAGCCTGTCATAAATGGATTCCCTTCTTTCCCGGCAATCGAGGCTAAATGCAGAATACGGCCATAATTGCTCTTTTCCATAACCTTAATCCCATACTTTGACATCAAGAAAGCGCCCCGCAAATTAGTATGGTATACCCGGTCATAATCGGCCACCGAATAGTCTGTGATTTTAGTACTGGTTGGCCCTACAATACCCGCCGAATTGACAATAACGTCTAAGCGTCCCAAGGTGTCAACTACGGTTTGAATAGCTTGTTCAACCGAACTTTCATGCGAAATATCGACAACGTGGCCCGTTACTGCGAATCCCTGTTTGGTGAAATCAGCCACAGTCCGTTCGAGTTGAACATGGTTTATATCGAATAAAGCAACTGTAGCTCCTTCAGACGCAATTCGTTTCGCAATTGCTTTACCAATGCCCTCAGCACCGCCTGTTACTATAGCTACCTGATTCGCAAATCGATTTAACATGGTCCCAACCTATTTTACGTTAGTAAAAACTACTGATTATCACCTCCTCATACGTACCGAAGCCAACCTATTTCGGGATGATCGGCTTTATACCGGCCATACCACTTACACGCTGGGTATAACAAAAGCACCAGACCAAACCACACAGCATACACGCCACCCAGTGAGATGCCTGCTCCCTCGGGACGGCCAAAATTCAGCGGTCCAGACGGTATATCGGCAAACGAATATCCCTGTATAAAACTCATGACGAGCATAGATATATGCACCAGGTACCAGTGCAAAATATAGTAGAACATAGGCACTTTGCCATATACCGTCATCCACCGGGTGAAGGTGTTGCTTACTCCATCTATTACCGAAAAAAATACCAGCATCAACCCAAGTGTCGCCAGGTCATACAGAAGTGATGGTGGGTATTTGGTCACGTTCATGAACGAGAGAAAGGTAAACAGTCCGT
Coding sequences:
- a CDS encoding lipopolysaccharide assembly protein LapB, producing MERNTTIKLPSGRVGAFLKRLQQLAWFELFEKWFGVGVKLLWITLFIAFSVYLKREYRRNIFYVQDFKVPPAWIEQGYSGEVVKQAILDEIDNIMNGVYASGNSMSGSNEDNTELLNELTVEGFNLRAVTKSILALLGKKDKSIGGYVTLSDSTQTVAIQVTNEITQQLSIKRNEPAQYLIHKAAMEIMKVRSPKALIYYYMVKKDTDMVNKVYSYLKKRRGLMDDYYFYMTSAAVALNSLDYEEAMAWSDSAAKKFPNDKLTYYIQAEIYMTRIYNAKADSATTRTYKRLFVENMRKVSEPGLSDQTDNLAQTANQYLLGFYARENDLKSFSGLVERTHMEQTLNAPLNNALAYAYMSQKKYKKAEEALHKAVSQAGHVGDYWDSLAELYSIQGKDSLAVVSLLKALKSPQKSEAVSAKAYQTDTRWQRLRKRPDFQQVVHL
- a CDS encoding PIN domain-containing protein produces the protein MVQELDELGFDRQFLSVISEAEMYVGMKRSEKRKTVETINKFNMIGLDAEISRRLLNLTWEHYAKRPGIADMIIAATALTYPVELFTFNKKDFDFVEGITFCRPKYKHQYGPESA
- a CDS encoding LytTR family DNA-binding domain-containing protein; translated protein: MNVVIIEDENLTAKRLESLLHKYDPTITVLARIPSVAEAVTWFSESDQPVDLIFMDIHLEDDLGFRIFEQTQVTTPVIFTTAYDEYMIQAFKVNSIDYLLKPINYDELVAAIEKFKALKKQFGQNTSSSHDIETLLNLIGKSKQTDYKDRFMITVGTKIRSIETTDVAYFYLEEKVVFLVTKDGLTLPVDYSLDKLTQLLNPRQFFRISRQFLISLPAIQTIHTFSAGKLKLDLQPKSRQEVFVSGDRMTEFKEWLGK
- a CDS encoding sensor histidine kinase, giving the protein MSYNLTTSQKWQLALSVFVIYWPIRLYVNGATFEWLFSGRNVPFWVFEIILIILFLYVWIIVTEWLQQRFVSRFGDGFFIEFKIPAQIATLLIASALALVFNMGFTMLWHGLDDVLAQRLGFYQEQETRQLRPQGPPRSAEDRRKSREQRRRVNNGLTVMSMISAFYLAANRRANRRLEDVQVRAERLEKENVQAQFAALKSQVNPHFLFNSLSILSSLVHADADLSEKFIDQLSRAYRYILEQKDNERVLLKTELEFIQAYRFLLNIRFENKFDVLINVPEADQTRYSIAPLTLQLLVENAVKHNRMSAKEPLKVHIKLDADCLVVENNLQTRPKSENSTGVGLENIITRYALLTDQPVWVGESDGLFVVKIPLLVS
- a CDS encoding SDR family NAD(P)-dependent oxidoreductase — translated: MLNRFANQVAIVTGGAEGIGKAIAKRIASEGATVALFDINHVQLERTVADFTKQGFAVTGHVVDISHESSVEQAIQTVVDTLGRLDVIVNSAGIVGPTSTKITDYSVADYDRVYHTNLRGAFLMSKYGIKVMEKSNYGRILHLASIAGKEGNPFMTGYSSMKAGVIGLVKGIGKEYAETGITVNGLAPAVIKTAMNENTAPEQLAYMTAKIPMKRLGTVEEVAAMAAWIVSEEASFTTGFIFDLSGGRATY